The Salvia miltiorrhiza cultivar Shanhuang (shh) chromosome 1, IMPLAD_Smil_shh, whole genome shotgun sequence genome has a window encoding:
- the LOC130986798 gene encoding heat stress transcription factor A-7a-like — protein MARNEPTSAEIMQSIKKYEVLMSVKEEPPVSHEESGGAVTEEERLPKPLDGLKENGPPPFLRKTFEMVDDPETDCIISWSPTKNSFIVWDPHRFSTDLLPRHFKHSNFSSFVRQLNTYRFRKIDSDRWEFANEGFQQGKKHLLKHITRRKQNFQISRKQSWVDSPKHGAEEELENLKNNQNKLQTEVLKLRQQQEMTQSHLAAVEKRLRITETKQKHMTLFLIKFMKNPQLLQRITEKMKKIRALGSGEVLKKRRLAAPDLEEDDACLMAAMRAVDVDDDKRIQSDIETLLCCDESGTGSSETTQSRDDFVLWEKLLEDDMIYEDDRAQCDVVSELENVVAKPSECGTQMRGLVELVGCLATIA, from the exons ATGGCCAGAAACGAGCCTACCAGCGCGGAGATTATGCAGAGCATCAAGAAATATGAGGTTTTGATGTCTGTTAAGGAGGAGCCGCCCGTATCTCATGAAGAAAGTGGCGGCGCAGTGACGGAGGAGGAGCGGCTTCCGAAGCCGCTCGACGGGCTGAAGGAGAATGGGCCGCCGCCGTTTCTGAGGAAGACATTTGAGATGGTGGATGATCCCGAAACAGATTGCATAATTTCGTGGAGTCCCACGAAAAATAGTTTCATAGTTTGGGACCCTCACCGATTTTCCACTGATTTGCTGCCTAGGCACTTCAAGCACAGCAACTTCTCCAGCTTTGTTCGCCAACTTAATACCTAT AGGTTCAGGAAGATCGATTCAGACAGATGGGAGTTTGCAAACGAAGGGTTTCAGCAGGGTAAGAAGCATTTGCTGAAGCACATCACGAGGCGAAAGCAAAACTTCCAAATAAGTCGGAAACAATCTTGGGTAGATTCACCCAAGCACGGGGCGGAGGAAGAGCTCGAGAATTTGAAAAACAACCAAAACAAGTTGCAAACGGAGGTGTTGAAGCTAAGGCAGCAGCAAGAGATGACACAGAGTCATCTGGCAGCTGTTGAGAAGCGTCTTCGTATAACTGAAACAAAGCAGAAACACATGACCCTCTTCTTGATCAAGTTCATGAAGAATCCTCAGCTTCTGCAGCGCATCACtgagaagatgaagaagataaGGGCACTTGGAAGTGGAGAAGTCTTGAAAAAGAGGAGGCTTGCGGCTCCTGATCTTGAAGAAGACGACGCCTGCTTGATGGCAGCAATGAGAGCCGTTGATGTTGATGATGATAAGAGGATCCAATCAGATATTGAGACACTGCTTTGTTGTGATGAGTCGGGCACGGGCTCCTCTGAGACTACTCAGAGCCGCGATGATTTTGTTCTATGGGAGAAACTGTTGGAAGATGACATGATCTATGAAGATGATAGAGCACAATGTGATGTTGTTTCAGAACTGGAGAATGTGGTGGCGAAGCCCTCGGAGTGTGGGACACAGATGAGAGGCCTCGTGGAGCTGGTGGGGTGCCTCGCGACGATTGCCTAG
- the LOC130986810 gene encoding uncharacterized protein LOC130986810 isoform X1, which produces MADSKSYPSNSSSPSGKHVKAPNVFERAKEEFEAVVHNGKHRHEHHKETHGLRDDIDSNTPISDVKAPNVFERAKEEFEAIVEAIHPKKESKSHDSHGYGETRNPAAKSHVKSETELHSDHQESQYYQISQYSPNSNQIPISEQLQPSQNISHNWFCDVQQTETNRKGNAWCEKEDVSLMLSWCSVSEDKVHVKNQKGASVWA; this is translated from the exons ATGGCTGATTCCAAATCGTATCCTTCAAACTCTTCATCACCATCAG GGAAACATGTAAAAGCTCCGAATGTGTTTGAGAGGGCAAAGGAAGAGTTTGAGGCAGTTGTACACAATGGGAAACACAGACATGAGCATCACAAGGAGACTCATGGATTGCGAGATGATATTGATTCCAACACTCCAATCAGTGATGTGAAGGCTCCCAATGTGTTTGAGAGAGCCAAGGAGGAATTTGAGGCCATTGTGGAGGCTATTCATCCCAAAAAAGAATCGAAGAGCCATGATTCGCACGGCTATGGAGAGACGAG GAATCCTGCTGCAAAGAGTCATGTAAAATCAGAGACGGAGTTGCATTCAG ATCATCAAGAATCTCAATATTATCAAATTTCTCAGTATTCTCCGAATTCCAACCAAATTCCTATCTCTGAACAACTCCAACCATCACAAAATATTTCCCACAATTGGTTCTGTGATGTTCAACAGACAGAGACAAATCGAAAGGGAAATGCGTGGTGTGAAAAAGAAGATGTATCCCTAATGTTATCTTGGTGTTCCGTTAGTGAAGATAAGGTACATGTCAAAAATCAAAAGGGTGCATCTGTGTGGGCATGA
- the LOC130986783 gene encoding zinc finger CCCH domain-containing protein 65-like isoform X1 produces MEDSLPLHSLILNPSEIAYSFPPHRRRPLPSRTYDALIQILSLHRPHLQMQEPACGEDGFITHSQVISTDILVPHPNSKGSEDQVVQETPDGEGKENNVFQDCDSKHATTPKLHQPDLAGDSEKQLTPPNEIGIEDYMVVEEKADDCAAQNTKELENVNRVLDIEMDDFGTLKDVELENDSCFYQFSEVLDSCFGSDVAVESSESRQLSQEKGTVSKENLVKNMDYELQMKEMELEKLIYSSGNTEAPLCQNAGEIEEGEISGDAGISGEEALENLHVSEGHFDRDKLLREDTDRGRQQHKISDPSLVNIANIESNPKNVKNRIPARQLQDYHDLDVLRSSHMKIPKRSDTPRCLDSQTPPGRILLEKDAENQINITTEMDENAGKNKRKRTLTKERRAKKKKKERIKRAEKNRELGVKRLKLPTVLKPKQIVYCRHYLQGRCHEGEKCNFSHDTVPLTKSKPCGHFARHSCMKGDDCPFDHQLSKYPCNNYTSNGFCSRGSECMFSHEMPAKSPSVAPSASKHDLISQLQTVPGKEGSHPMPKVNKSELKSPSQQNNQNSSRPMDSFGTSHQKVNSRLCSAANSAQREQLSSKPVPRTGVLAPRGVSFLSNGTVPLGDTDKDKQDGSSAKTIDGVGAGCKGALKMPGATNELNEMSEGVAPRKPRGINFLSFGQPPSDEPTSKILSNLLSTCNDGTHKSAIDDMGKGKQGTGTFNANRQMNQSAVNLVSEMKANETPPTAAQNVNLLSFNRSRLDASEKSNLDSSKGETASPSSRGQTWPLLNTPSSVQKAVRSTLAFAAQLEADVTVGLPHHQRIS; encoded by the exons ATGGAGGACTCGCTGCCGCTGCACAGTTTAATCCTAAATCCCTCGGAAATCGCCTATAGTTTCCCTCCGCACCGCCGCCGGCCTCTCCCTAGCCGTACGTATGACGCGCTCATCcaaattctctctctccaccgtccGCACCTCCAAATGCAAG AACCGGCGTGCGGAGAAGATGGATTTATCACTCATAGTCAGGTCATATCGACGGATATATTGGTTCCACATCCTAATAGCAAGGGGTCAGAGGATCAGGTAGTCCAAGAAACCCCTGATGGCGAGGGCAAGGAAAATAATGTTTTTCAGGATTGTGATAGTAAACATGCAACAACACCAAAATTGCATCAGCCAGACTTGGCGGGAGACAGTGAGAAGCAATTAACTCCACCAAATGAAATTGGCATTGAGGACTACATGGTTGTTGAAGAAAAGGCGGATGATTGTGCTGCTCAGAATACAAAGGAGCTAGAAAATGTGAATCGTGTCCTTGACATTGAGATGGATGACTTTGGTACTTTAAAAGATGTTGAACTGGAGAATGATTCATGTTTTTATCAGTTCAGTGAAGTTCTTGACTCTTGTTTTGGCTCAGATGTGGCTGTTGAATCATCAGAATCCAGACAGCTCAGCCAAGAGAAAGGCACTGTTTCGAAGGAGAACTTAGTGAAGAATATGGATTATGAATTGCAGATGAAGGAGATGGAGCTGGAGAAACTCATTTATAGTTCTGGCAATACAGAGGCGCCGTTATGTCAAAATGCTGGAGAGATTGAAGAAGGGGAGATCTCTGGGGATGCTGGGATCTCTGGAGAGGAAGCTTTAGAAAATTTGCATGTTTCCGAGGGTCATTTTGATAGAGATAAACTCCTTCGTGAGGACACAGATAGAGGACGCCAGCAACACAAAATTTCTGATCCATCACTGGTCAACATAGCGAATATTGAGAGTAATCCTAAGAATGTGAAAAACAGAATACCTGCTAGACAATTGCAAGATTATCATGATCTGGATGTTCTTCGTTCGAGTCATATGAAGATTCCCAAAAGGAGTGATACACCCCGTTGTTTGGATAGCCAGACTCCACCTGGAAGAATCCTTCTGGAGAAAGATGctgaaaatcaaattaatattaccACTGAAATG GACGAAAATGCCGGaaaaaataaaaggaagagAACTCTGACCAAGGAAAGAAGAGCTAAAAAAAAG AAGAAGGAAAGAATTAAAAGAGCAGAAAAGAACAGAGAACTTGGGGTTAAGAGATTAAAGCTGCCAACAGTTTtgaagccaaagcagatagtgTATTGTCGCCACTATCTACAGGGGAGATGTCATGAG GGCGAAAAATGCAATTTTTCACATGATACAGTTCCCTTGACAAAGTCTAAG CCATGTGGCCATTTTGCTCGGCACTCTTGTATGAAAGGAGATGATTGTCCGTTTGATCATCAGCTCTCTAAATATCCATGCAACAATTATACTTCAAATGGTTTCTGCAGTAGAGGTTCTGAATGTATGTTCTCACATGAG ATGCCAGCCAAGAGTCCCTCTGTGGCCCCAAGTGCCTCCAAACATGATTTGATTTCTCAGCTGCAAACAGTGCCTGGAAAAGAAGGATCCCATCCAATGCCAAAGGTCAATAAGTCTGAACTGAAGTCTCCATCACAACAGAATAACCAAAATTCTAGCAGGCCCATGGATAGTTTTGGTACATCTCATCAGAAAGTTAACAGTAGATTATGCTCTGCCGCAAACTCTGCTCAGAGAGAACAGCTATCTTCGAAGCCTGTTCCAAGGACTGGTGTGCTGGCACCCAGAGGAGTTAGCTTCTTATCGAACGGAACGGTGCCACTTGGTGACACGGACAAGGACAAACAGGATGGGTCCTCTGCAAAAACAATTGATGGCGTTGGTGCAGGCTGTAAAGGGGCCCTTAAAATGCCAGGTGCCACCAATGAGTTGAATGAGATGTCTGAGGGGGTAGCTCCAAGGAAACCACGGGGAATAAATTTTCTCTCCTTTGGCCAACCTCCTTCAGACGAGCCTACCAGTAAGATCTTGTCTAACTTGCTTTCCACTTGTAATGACGGGACACACAAGTCAGCCATAGATGATATGGGCAAAGGAAAGCAAGGTACTGGAACCTTCAATGCCAATAGGCAGATGAACCAAAGTGCTGTGAACCTAGTATCAGAAATGAAGGCTAATGAAACTCCTCCAACTGCAGCCCAGAATGTAAATTTGTTGTCGTTTAACAGAAGCCGGTTAGATGCATCGGAAAAATCCAATCTTGATTCTAGTAAAGGTGAGACTGCTTCCCCTTCCTCCCGTGGGCAGACTTGGCCCTTATTAAATACACCAAGCTCGGTGCAGAAGGCTGTTCGATCAACATTGGCATTTGCTGCACAACTTGAGGCTGACGTTACAGTTGGATTACCTCATCATCAACGGATAAGTTAG
- the LOC130986810 gene encoding uncharacterized protein LOC130986810 isoform X3, with amino-acid sequence MADSKSYPSNSSSPSGKHVKAPNVFERAKEEFEAVVHNGKHRHEHHKETHGLRDDIDSNTPISDVKAPNVFERAKEEFEAIVEAIHPKKESKSHDSHGYGETRNPAAKSHVKSETELHSETKGKEGNESVKHKSHHHRETHGRSDDIDESTPIGDVKGPNVFERAKEEIEALIETIHPKKDSGRPK; translated from the exons ATGGCTGATTCCAAATCGTATCCTTCAAACTCTTCATCACCATCAG GGAAACATGTAAAAGCTCCGAATGTGTTTGAGAGGGCAAAGGAAGAGTTTGAGGCAGTTGTACACAATGGGAAACACAGACATGAGCATCACAAGGAGACTCATGGATTGCGAGATGATATTGATTCCAACACTCCAATCAGTGATGTGAAGGCTCCCAATGTGTTTGAGAGAGCCAAGGAGGAATTTGAGGCCATTGTGGAGGCTATTCATCCCAAAAAAGAATCGAAGAGCCATGATTCGCACGGCTATGGAGAGACGAG GAATCCTGCTGCAAAGAGTCATGTAAAATCAGAGACGGAGTTGCATTCAG AAACAAAGGGGAAGGAAGGCAATGAATCAGTGAAACACAAATCACATCATCATAGAGAGACTCATGGAAGGAGTGATGATATTGATGAGAGCACACCCATTGGTGATGTTAAAGGTCCGAACGTGTTTGAACGAGCAAAAGAAGAAATCGAAGCTCTGATTGAGACAATCCATCCCAAGAAAGATTCAGGCCGCCCCAAGTAA
- the LOC130986810 gene encoding uncharacterized protein LOC130986810 isoform X2: MADSKSYPSNSSSPSGKHVKAPNVFERAKEEFEAVVHNGKHRHEHHKETHGLRDDIDSNTPISDVKAPNVFERAKEEFEAIVEAIHPKKESKSHDSHGYGETRNPAAKSHVKSETELHSVLAETKGKEGNESVKHKSHHHRETHGRSDDIDESTPIGDVKGPNVFERAKEEIEALIETIHPKKDSGRPK; the protein is encoded by the exons ATGGCTGATTCCAAATCGTATCCTTCAAACTCTTCATCACCATCAG GGAAACATGTAAAAGCTCCGAATGTGTTTGAGAGGGCAAAGGAAGAGTTTGAGGCAGTTGTACACAATGGGAAACACAGACATGAGCATCACAAGGAGACTCATGGATTGCGAGATGATATTGATTCCAACACTCCAATCAGTGATGTGAAGGCTCCCAATGTGTTTGAGAGAGCCAAGGAGGAATTTGAGGCCATTGTGGAGGCTATTCATCCCAAAAAAGAATCGAAGAGCCATGATTCGCACGGCTATGGAGAGACGAG GAATCCTGCTGCAAAGAGTCATGTAAAATCAGAGACGGAGTTGCATTCAG TATTGGCAGAAACAAAGGGGAAGGAAGGCAATGAATCAGTGAAACACAAATCACATCATCATAGAGAGACTCATGGAAGGAGTGATGATATTGATGAGAGCACACCCATTGGTGATGTTAAAGGTCCGAACGTGTTTGAACGAGCAAAAGAAGAAATCGAAGCTCTGATTGAGACAATCCATCCCAAGAAAGATTCAGGCCGCCCCAAGTAA
- the LOC130986783 gene encoding zinc finger CCCH domain-containing protein 65-like isoform X3, with product MEDSLPLHSLILNPSEIAYSFPPHRRRPLPSRTYDALIQILSLHRPHLQMQEPACGEDGFITHSQVISTDILVPHPNSKGSEDQVVQETPDGEGKENNVFQDCDSKHATTPKLHQPDLAGDSEKQLTPPNEIGIEDYMVVEEKADDCAAQNTKELENVNRVLDIEMDDFDVAVESSESRQLSQEKGTVSKENLVKNMDYELQMKEMELEKLIYSSGNTEAPLCQNAGEIEEGEISGDAGISGEEALENLHVSEGHFDRDKLLREDTDRGRQQHKISDPSLVNIANIESNPKNVKNRIPARQLQDYHDLDVLRSSHMKIPKRSDTPRCLDSQTPPGRILLEKDAENQINITTEMDENAGKNKRKRTLTKERRAKKKKKERIKRAEKNRELGVKRLKLPTVLKPKQIVYCRHYLQGRCHEGEKCNFSHDTVPLTKSKPCGHFARHSCMKGDDCPFDHQLSKYPCNNYTSNGFCSRGSECMFSHEMPAKSPSVAPSASKHDLISQLQTVPGKEGSHPMPKVNKSELKSPSQQNNQNSSRPMDSFGTSHQKVNSRLCSAANSAQREQLSSKPVPRTGVLAPRGVSFLSNGTVPLGDTDKDKQDGSSAKTIDGVGAGCKGALKMPGATNELNEMSEGVAPRKPRGINFLSFGQPPSDEPTSKILSNLLSTCNDGTHKSAIDDMGKGKQGTGTFNANRQMNQSAVNLVSEMKANETPPTAAQNVNLLSFNRSRLDASEKSNLDSSKGETASPSSRGQTWPLLNTPSSVQKAVRSTLAFAAQLEADVTVGLPHHQRIS from the exons ATGGAGGACTCGCTGCCGCTGCACAGTTTAATCCTAAATCCCTCGGAAATCGCCTATAGTTTCCCTCCGCACCGCCGCCGGCCTCTCCCTAGCCGTACGTATGACGCGCTCATCcaaattctctctctccaccgtccGCACCTCCAAATGCAAG AACCGGCGTGCGGAGAAGATGGATTTATCACTCATAGTCAGGTCATATCGACGGATATATTGGTTCCACATCCTAATAGCAAGGGGTCAGAGGATCAGGTAGTCCAAGAAACCCCTGATGGCGAGGGCAAGGAAAATAATGTTTTTCAGGATTGTGATAGTAAACATGCAACAACACCAAAATTGCATCAGCCAGACTTGGCGGGAGACAGTGAGAAGCAATTAACTCCACCAAATGAAATTGGCATTGAGGACTACATGGTTGTTGAAGAAAAGGCGGATGATTGTGCTGCTCAGAATACAAAGGAGCTAGAAAATGTGAATCGTGTCCTTGACATTGAGATGGATGACTTTG ATGTGGCTGTTGAATCATCAGAATCCAGACAGCTCAGCCAAGAGAAAGGCACTGTTTCGAAGGAGAACTTAGTGAAGAATATGGATTATGAATTGCAGATGAAGGAGATGGAGCTGGAGAAACTCATTTATAGTTCTGGCAATACAGAGGCGCCGTTATGTCAAAATGCTGGAGAGATTGAAGAAGGGGAGATCTCTGGGGATGCTGGGATCTCTGGAGAGGAAGCTTTAGAAAATTTGCATGTTTCCGAGGGTCATTTTGATAGAGATAAACTCCTTCGTGAGGACACAGATAGAGGACGCCAGCAACACAAAATTTCTGATCCATCACTGGTCAACATAGCGAATATTGAGAGTAATCCTAAGAATGTGAAAAACAGAATACCTGCTAGACAATTGCAAGATTATCATGATCTGGATGTTCTTCGTTCGAGTCATATGAAGATTCCCAAAAGGAGTGATACACCCCGTTGTTTGGATAGCCAGACTCCACCTGGAAGAATCCTTCTGGAGAAAGATGctgaaaatcaaattaatattaccACTGAAATG GACGAAAATGCCGGaaaaaataaaaggaagagAACTCTGACCAAGGAAAGAAGAGCTAAAAAAAAG AAGAAGGAAAGAATTAAAAGAGCAGAAAAGAACAGAGAACTTGGGGTTAAGAGATTAAAGCTGCCAACAGTTTtgaagccaaagcagatagtgTATTGTCGCCACTATCTACAGGGGAGATGTCATGAG GGCGAAAAATGCAATTTTTCACATGATACAGTTCCCTTGACAAAGTCTAAG CCATGTGGCCATTTTGCTCGGCACTCTTGTATGAAAGGAGATGATTGTCCGTTTGATCATCAGCTCTCTAAATATCCATGCAACAATTATACTTCAAATGGTTTCTGCAGTAGAGGTTCTGAATGTATGTTCTCACATGAG ATGCCAGCCAAGAGTCCCTCTGTGGCCCCAAGTGCCTCCAAACATGATTTGATTTCTCAGCTGCAAACAGTGCCTGGAAAAGAAGGATCCCATCCAATGCCAAAGGTCAATAAGTCTGAACTGAAGTCTCCATCACAACAGAATAACCAAAATTCTAGCAGGCCCATGGATAGTTTTGGTACATCTCATCAGAAAGTTAACAGTAGATTATGCTCTGCCGCAAACTCTGCTCAGAGAGAACAGCTATCTTCGAAGCCTGTTCCAAGGACTGGTGTGCTGGCACCCAGAGGAGTTAGCTTCTTATCGAACGGAACGGTGCCACTTGGTGACACGGACAAGGACAAACAGGATGGGTCCTCTGCAAAAACAATTGATGGCGTTGGTGCAGGCTGTAAAGGGGCCCTTAAAATGCCAGGTGCCACCAATGAGTTGAATGAGATGTCTGAGGGGGTAGCTCCAAGGAAACCACGGGGAATAAATTTTCTCTCCTTTGGCCAACCTCCTTCAGACGAGCCTACCAGTAAGATCTTGTCTAACTTGCTTTCCACTTGTAATGACGGGACACACAAGTCAGCCATAGATGATATGGGCAAAGGAAAGCAAGGTACTGGAACCTTCAATGCCAATAGGCAGATGAACCAAAGTGCTGTGAACCTAGTATCAGAAATGAAGGCTAATGAAACTCCTCCAACTGCAGCCCAGAATGTAAATTTGTTGTCGTTTAACAGAAGCCGGTTAGATGCATCGGAAAAATCCAATCTTGATTCTAGTAAAGGTGAGACTGCTTCCCCTTCCTCCCGTGGGCAGACTTGGCCCTTATTAAATACACCAAGCTCGGTGCAGAAGGCTGTTCGATCAACATTGGCATTTGCTGCACAACTTGAGGCTGACGTTACAGTTGGATTACCTCATCATCAACGGATAAGTTAG
- the LOC130986783 gene encoding zinc finger CCCH domain-containing protein 65-like isoform X2 produces MEDSLPLHSLILNPSEIAYSFPPHRRRPLPSRTYDALIQILSLHRPHLQMQEPACGEDGFITHSQVISTDILVPHPNSKGSEDQVVQETPDGEGKENNVFQDCDSKHATTPKLHQPDLAGDSEKQLTPPNEIGIEDYMVVEEKADDCAAQNTKELENVNRVLDIEMDDFGTLKDVELENDSCFYQFSEVLDSCFGSDVAVESSESRQLSQEKGTVSKENLVKNMDYELQMKEMELEKLIYSSGNTEAPLCQNAGEIEEGEISGDAGISGEEALENLHVSEGHFDRDKLLREDTDRGRQQHKISDPSLVNIANIESNPKNVKNRIPARQLQDYHDLDVLRSSHMKIPKRSDTPRCLDAENQINITTEMDENAGKNKRKRTLTKERRAKKKKKERIKRAEKNRELGVKRLKLPTVLKPKQIVYCRHYLQGRCHEGEKCNFSHDTVPLTKSKPCGHFARHSCMKGDDCPFDHQLSKYPCNNYTSNGFCSRGSECMFSHEMPAKSPSVAPSASKHDLISQLQTVPGKEGSHPMPKVNKSELKSPSQQNNQNSSRPMDSFGTSHQKVNSRLCSAANSAQREQLSSKPVPRTGVLAPRGVSFLSNGTVPLGDTDKDKQDGSSAKTIDGVGAGCKGALKMPGATNELNEMSEGVAPRKPRGINFLSFGQPPSDEPTSKILSNLLSTCNDGTHKSAIDDMGKGKQGTGTFNANRQMNQSAVNLVSEMKANETPPTAAQNVNLLSFNRSRLDASEKSNLDSSKGETASPSSRGQTWPLLNTPSSVQKAVRSTLAFAAQLEADVTVGLPHHQRIS; encoded by the exons ATGGAGGACTCGCTGCCGCTGCACAGTTTAATCCTAAATCCCTCGGAAATCGCCTATAGTTTCCCTCCGCACCGCCGCCGGCCTCTCCCTAGCCGTACGTATGACGCGCTCATCcaaattctctctctccaccgtccGCACCTCCAAATGCAAG AACCGGCGTGCGGAGAAGATGGATTTATCACTCATAGTCAGGTCATATCGACGGATATATTGGTTCCACATCCTAATAGCAAGGGGTCAGAGGATCAGGTAGTCCAAGAAACCCCTGATGGCGAGGGCAAGGAAAATAATGTTTTTCAGGATTGTGATAGTAAACATGCAACAACACCAAAATTGCATCAGCCAGACTTGGCGGGAGACAGTGAGAAGCAATTAACTCCACCAAATGAAATTGGCATTGAGGACTACATGGTTGTTGAAGAAAAGGCGGATGATTGTGCTGCTCAGAATACAAAGGAGCTAGAAAATGTGAATCGTGTCCTTGACATTGAGATGGATGACTTTGGTACTTTAAAAGATGTTGAACTGGAGAATGATTCATGTTTTTATCAGTTCAGTGAAGTTCTTGACTCTTGTTTTGGCTCAGATGTGGCTGTTGAATCATCAGAATCCAGACAGCTCAGCCAAGAGAAAGGCACTGTTTCGAAGGAGAACTTAGTGAAGAATATGGATTATGAATTGCAGATGAAGGAGATGGAGCTGGAGAAACTCATTTATAGTTCTGGCAATACAGAGGCGCCGTTATGTCAAAATGCTGGAGAGATTGAAGAAGGGGAGATCTCTGGGGATGCTGGGATCTCTGGAGAGGAAGCTTTAGAAAATTTGCATGTTTCCGAGGGTCATTTTGATAGAGATAAACTCCTTCGTGAGGACACAGATAGAGGACGCCAGCAACACAAAATTTCTGATCCATCACTGGTCAACATAGCGAATATTGAGAGTAATCCTAAGAATGTGAAAAACAGAATACCTGCTAGACAATTGCAAGATTATCATGATCTGGATGTTCTTCGTTCGAGTCATATGAAGATTCCCAAAAGGAGTGATACACCCCGTTGTTTG GATGctgaaaatcaaattaatattaccACTGAAATG GACGAAAATGCCGGaaaaaataaaaggaagagAACTCTGACCAAGGAAAGAAGAGCTAAAAAAAAG AAGAAGGAAAGAATTAAAAGAGCAGAAAAGAACAGAGAACTTGGGGTTAAGAGATTAAAGCTGCCAACAGTTTtgaagccaaagcagatagtgTATTGTCGCCACTATCTACAGGGGAGATGTCATGAG GGCGAAAAATGCAATTTTTCACATGATACAGTTCCCTTGACAAAGTCTAAG CCATGTGGCCATTTTGCTCGGCACTCTTGTATGAAAGGAGATGATTGTCCGTTTGATCATCAGCTCTCTAAATATCCATGCAACAATTATACTTCAAATGGTTTCTGCAGTAGAGGTTCTGAATGTATGTTCTCACATGAG ATGCCAGCCAAGAGTCCCTCTGTGGCCCCAAGTGCCTCCAAACATGATTTGATTTCTCAGCTGCAAACAGTGCCTGGAAAAGAAGGATCCCATCCAATGCCAAAGGTCAATAAGTCTGAACTGAAGTCTCCATCACAACAGAATAACCAAAATTCTAGCAGGCCCATGGATAGTTTTGGTACATCTCATCAGAAAGTTAACAGTAGATTATGCTCTGCCGCAAACTCTGCTCAGAGAGAACAGCTATCTTCGAAGCCTGTTCCAAGGACTGGTGTGCTGGCACCCAGAGGAGTTAGCTTCTTATCGAACGGAACGGTGCCACTTGGTGACACGGACAAGGACAAACAGGATGGGTCCTCTGCAAAAACAATTGATGGCGTTGGTGCAGGCTGTAAAGGGGCCCTTAAAATGCCAGGTGCCACCAATGAGTTGAATGAGATGTCTGAGGGGGTAGCTCCAAGGAAACCACGGGGAATAAATTTTCTCTCCTTTGGCCAACCTCCTTCAGACGAGCCTACCAGTAAGATCTTGTCTAACTTGCTTTCCACTTGTAATGACGGGACACACAAGTCAGCCATAGATGATATGGGCAAAGGAAAGCAAGGTACTGGAACCTTCAATGCCAATAGGCAGATGAACCAAAGTGCTGTGAACCTAGTATCAGAAATGAAGGCTAATGAAACTCCTCCAACTGCAGCCCAGAATGTAAATTTGTTGTCGTTTAACAGAAGCCGGTTAGATGCATCGGAAAAATCCAATCTTGATTCTAGTAAAGGTGAGACTGCTTCCCCTTCCTCCCGTGGGCAGACTTGGCCCTTATTAAATACACCAAGCTCGGTGCAGAAGGCTGTTCGATCAACATTGGCATTTGCTGCACAACTTGAGGCTGACGTTACAGTTGGATTACCTCATCATCAACGGATAAGTTAG